In Aggregatibacter sp. 2125159857, one DNA window encodes the following:
- the lolE gene encoding lipoprotein-releasing ABC transporter permease subunit LolE: protein MNTPFFISWRYQRSKHKNRLVSLISFFSSMGIALGVAVLIIGLSAMNGFERELNQRILAVVPHAEISSASGQNNAPVDHWQHLAAKLKQNPQIIGVSPFVSFTALVENGAKLKVVQIKGVETVLQDQVSSLGRFVLNQGWQNFAQHGGLVLGSGIARDLDVQEGDWVSLLISQQTGSDNLTQPLRERIQVTGILRLDGQLDHSYALMPLAQAQQLMNYQVEQVSGVELKTADPFNIQTLDYSMLQDYPQMLYLQNWISKFGYMYRDIQLIRTVMYIAMVLVIGVACFNIVSTLIMAVKDKAGHIAIMRTLGANNGFIKRIFIWYGLQAGMKGCLIGIVLGVILALNLTALIQGLESVIGRKLLSDGIYFVDFLPTELHWQDVLLVLLSALILSLFASLYPANRAAKLQPAQVLSGH from the coding sequence ATGAATACGCCATTTTTTATTAGTTGGCGCTATCAACGCAGTAAGCATAAAAACCGTTTGGTGTCGCTGATTTCATTTTTTTCCAGCATGGGCATTGCCTTGGGCGTGGCGGTGTTAATTATCGGTTTAAGCGCCATGAACGGCTTTGAACGTGAACTCAATCAACGGATTTTGGCAGTCGTGCCGCATGCGGAAATTTCCTCTGCAAGCGGGCAAAACAACGCACCGGTTGATCATTGGCAACATCTTGCCGCTAAGTTGAAACAAAATCCGCAAATCATTGGCGTTTCGCCTTTTGTCAGTTTTACCGCCTTAGTGGAAAATGGCGCAAAATTAAAAGTAGTACAAATTAAAGGCGTGGAAACGGTATTGCAGGATCAAGTGAGTTCTCTTGGGCGTTTCGTGTTAAATCAAGGATGGCAAAATTTCGCGCAACATGGCGGGTTGGTGTTAGGCTCGGGGATTGCTCGGGATTTGGATGTGCAAGAAGGGGATTGGGTTTCTCTGTTAATTTCACAACAAACAGGCTCGGATAATTTGACTCAGCCCTTGCGTGAACGGATTCAAGTAACCGGCATTTTGCGTTTAGACGGCCAGTTGGATCACAGTTATGCCCTCATGCCATTGGCACAAGCGCAGCAGTTGATGAATTATCAAGTGGAACAGGTGAGTGGGGTAGAATTGAAAACCGCCGATCCGTTTAACATTCAAACCCTTGATTATTCCATGTTGCAAGATTATCCGCAGATGCTCTACCTGCAAAACTGGATCAGTAAATTCGGCTATATGTATCGTGATATTCAGCTGATTCGTACGGTGATGTACATTGCCATGGTGCTGGTGATTGGAGTGGCGTGTTTTAACATTGTGTCCACGCTTATTATGGCGGTGAAAGATAAAGCCGGTCATATTGCTATCATGCGTACTCTTGGGGCGAATAATGGGTTTATTAAGCGTATTTTTATTTGGTATGGCTTGCAGGCGGGTATGAAAGGCTGTCTGATTGGGATTGTGTTGGGCGTGATTTTGGCCTTAAATTTGACCGCACTTATTCAAGGCTTGGAAAGTGTTATCGGCAGAAAATTATTGTCTGACGGCATTTATTTTGTGGACTTCCTGCCAACCGAGCTACATTGGCAAGATGTATTGCTGGTGCTGCTTTCTGCGTTAATTCTCAGTTTATTTGCCAGCCTTTATCCGGCAAATCGCGCGGCAAAATTGCAACCGGCACAGGTATTAAGCGGTCATTAA
- a CDS encoding lipoprotein-releasing ABC transporter permease subunit codes for MTLSTPLFIALRYWRAKSADRFGRLVTNLASFGIVLGVMALIIVLSVMNGLEGYQKQQVLSSIPHAIVSPNGKVKIDDAEPPMPNFVQKAVPINMTNVIFQTAGGVSAGQVIGIRQFSDDPILSTLPEQNFEDLLPTGEFKIIIGDQLAQKLNLHVGDKVRLMITENSQYTPFGRVPLQRLFTVSEIYFDTGEVSGYEAFANLTDIGRLMRIQPGEAQGFRLFLTDPFQITELPAAFPSAEQITDWRMQKGEFFQAVRMEKNMMGLLVSLIIVVAVSNIITSLSLMVVDKQGEIAILQTLGLTKGQVRSIFIYQGLLVGLMGTLVGAILGVLVTFNLDAIVNILGAKTMYLPTALEPWQILTIVVFSLLLSLLSTIYPAYRAAKVEPAEALRYE; via the coding sequence ATGACCTTATCTACCCCTCTTTTTATTGCATTGCGCTATTGGCGGGCAAAAAGTGCCGATCGCTTTGGACGGTTGGTGACGAATTTAGCCAGTTTTGGCATTGTGCTTGGCGTGATGGCATTGATTATTGTGCTGTCTGTAATGAACGGTTTGGAAGGCTATCAAAAGCAACAAGTGCTTTCTTCCATTCCACACGCCATTGTCAGCCCGAACGGTAAGGTGAAGATTGATGATGCCGAGCCACCTATGCCGAATTTCGTGCAAAAAGCCGTGCCGATAAACATGACGAATGTGATTTTTCAAACCGCGGGCGGTGTCAGCGCAGGGCAGGTGATTGGGATTCGACAATTTTCAGATGACCCAATTTTATCCACATTGCCTGAGCAGAATTTTGAGGATTTGCTACCGACAGGCGAATTTAAAATTATCATTGGCGATCAACTGGCGCAGAAATTAAACCTGCATGTCGGCGACAAAGTACGTTTAATGATTACCGAAAACAGCCAATACACGCCATTTGGGCGCGTGCCGTTGCAACGTTTATTTACCGTCAGTGAAATCTATTTTGATACGGGCGAGGTATCCGGTTATGAAGCGTTCGCCAATTTAACGGACATTGGACGTTTAATGCGAATTCAGCCGGGCGAAGCACAAGGTTTCCGTTTATTTTTAACGGATCCGTTCCAAATTACCGAGCTGCCGGCGGCATTTCCCTCAGCCGAGCAAATCACCGATTGGCGCATGCAAAAAGGCGAGTTTTTCCAAGCAGTGCGCATGGAAAAAAATATGATGGGCTTGTTGGTGAGCTTAATTATCGTGGTGGCGGTATCCAATATTATTACGTCTTTAAGCCTGATGGTGGTGGACAAACAGGGCGAAATCGCCATTTTGCAAACCCTCGGTTTAACAAAAGGACAGGTGCGTTCCATCTTCATTTATCAAGGTTTATTGGTGGGGTTAATGGGCACTTTGGTGGGCGCTATATTGGGCGTGTTAGTGACGTTCAATTTGGATGCCATCGTGAATATCTTAGGTGCAAAAACGATGTATTTGCCGACCGCACTTGAGCCTTGGCAAATTCTGACGATTGTCGTGTTTTCCTTATTATTGTCATTGTTATCCACCATTTATCCTGCCTATCGCGCCGCGAAAGTGGAACCGGCAGAAGCCTTGCGCTACGAATAA
- the lolD gene encoding lipoprotein-releasing ABC transporter ATP-binding protein LolD produces MNTALLSCQNVSKFYQEGTQQTEVLKQVSFSMQPSELVAIVGSSGSGKSTLLHTLGGLDQPSSGEVFIKGQSLQQMTPNALAKLRNQYLGFVYQFHHLMADFTALENVMMPMLIGQQNKTEAQDRAEQILSAVGLQHRISHRPSALSGGERQRVAIARALVNNPALVLADEPTGNLDHKTTESIFELIQQLNQEKQIAFLLVTHDLNLAEKLNRRLIMQDGVLREETA; encoded by the coding sequence ATGAATACAGCATTATTATCTTGCCAAAATGTGAGTAAATTTTACCAAGAAGGCACCCAACAAACGGAAGTGCTAAAACAGGTATCTTTCTCTATGCAGCCGAGCGAATTGGTCGCGATTGTGGGCAGTTCCGGTTCGGGCAAAAGTACCTTGTTGCATACCTTGGGCGGATTAGATCAACCGAGCAGCGGTGAAGTGTTTATCAAAGGGCAATCGTTGCAACAAATGACACCGAATGCCTTGGCGAAGCTACGCAATCAATATTTAGGCTTTGTGTATCAGTTTCATCATTTGATGGCAGATTTCACCGCACTTGAGAATGTGATGATGCCGATGCTTATCGGGCAACAAAATAAAACGGAAGCACAGGATCGCGCCGAACAGATCTTAAGTGCGGTCGGTTTACAGCACAGAATTTCACATCGTCCGTCTGCGCTATCCGGCGGGGAACGCCAACGTGTGGCGATTGCCCGAGCGTTGGTGAATAACCCGGCATTGGTGTTAGCAGATGAACCTACGGGGAATTTGGATCACAAAACCACGGAAAGCATTTTTGAGTTGATTCAACAGCTTAACCAAGAAAAACAGATTGCGTTCTTATTGGTGACCCACGACTTGAATTTGGCGGAAAAATTGAATCGCCGTTTAATTATGCAAGACGGCGTGTTACGCGAGGAAACTGCCTGA